The following proteins come from a genomic window of Corynebacterium crudilactis:
- a CDS encoding NAD(P)-binding domain-containing protein: MELVMKKKRVAIIGAGPSGIAQLRAFESAEKQGHEIPELVCFEKQDNWGGQWNYSWRTGTDSYGEPVHSSMYRNLWSNGPKEVLEFAEYSFDEHFGKPISSYPPREVLWDYIAGRAKKSNIEKYIKFAHVVRWVNYDEETQLFTVTVENLRTGETSSETYDNVIVGAGHFSFPNVPDFKGVETFPGQIMHAHEFRGAEMVAGKDILLIGASYSAEDIGTQAYKMGARSVTFSYRSNPMGYEWPEEMTELPLVERFDGSDVHFVNGEKRTVDIVVFCTGYLHHYPFMPSELSLSSPNNLYPDTLYRGVVSEANNQLFWLGSQDQWLTFNMFDAQAWYVRDIILGRIALPSVVEQRKHMDQWLSRFEGVKSENDQIDFQCDYVEDLIEQTDYPSFDLKEVATILKGWVKSKEEDILNYRDYTYTSVMTGTTSVEHHTPWMIELDDSLERYLSEPEEDEAREVYRGKQVRDKA; this comes from the coding sequence ATGGAGTTGGTTATGAAGAAGAAGCGCGTTGCGATTATTGGTGCAGGCCCAAGTGGAATTGCCCAGTTGAGAGCTTTCGAATCTGCGGAGAAGCAGGGACACGAGATTCCTGAGTTGGTGTGCTTTGAAAAGCAGGATAATTGGGGAGGTCAGTGGAACTATTCTTGGCGTACTGGAACAGATTCCTATGGTGAGCCGGTGCATTCAAGTATGTACCGAAACCTGTGGTCAAATGGGCCAAAGGAAGTTCTAGAGTTTGCTGAGTACAGTTTCGATGAGCACTTCGGAAAGCCTATTTCTTCCTACCCTCCACGTGAAGTGCTGTGGGATTACATCGCAGGTCGTGCAAAGAAGTCGAATATAGAAAAGTACATCAAGTTTGCCCATGTGGTGCGTTGGGTTAATTATGACGAAGAGACTCAGCTCTTTACTGTAACCGTAGAAAATCTCCGCACAGGAGAAACCAGCAGCGAAACTTATGACAACGTGATTGTTGGCGCTGGACACTTTAGTTTCCCAAATGTCCCAGATTTCAAGGGTGTGGAGACTTTCCCAGGTCAGATCATGCATGCTCATGAGTTCCGTGGTGCTGAGATGGTAGCGGGTAAGGATATTTTGCTGATTGGCGCGAGCTATTCTGCAGAAGATATTGGTACTCAGGCTTATAAGATGGGTGCTCGTTCGGTTACGTTCTCTTATCGTTCAAATCCAATGGGTTATGAGTGGCCTGAGGAGATGACTGAACTTCCTTTGGTTGAGCGTTTCGATGGCTCTGACGTGCACTTTGTGAATGGGGAGAAGCGCACGGTAGATATTGTCGTGTTCTGCACGGGCTACCTCCACCATTATCCGTTTATGCCTTCTGAGCTGTCTTTGAGCTCACCGAATAACTTGTACCCGGATACTTTGTACCGTGGTGTGGTTTCAGAAGCGAATAATCAGTTGTTCTGGTTGGGATCTCAGGATCAGTGGTTGACCTTTAATATGTTCGATGCTCAGGCTTGGTATGTGCGTGACATTATTTTAGGGCGCATCGCACTTCCGTCAGTGGTTGAGCAGCGCAAGCATATGGATCAGTGGCTGTCACGTTTTGAAGGTGTGAAGTCGGAAAATGATCAGATCGATTTCCAATGTGACTATGTTGAGGATCTGATCGAGCAAACTGATTATCCTTCATTCGATTTGAAGGAAGTCGCCACCATCTTGAAGGGCTGGGTGAAGTCTAAGGAGGAAGATATCCTCAACTACCGTGATTACACCTACACCTCAGTGATGACGGGAACTACCTCCGTTGAGCACCACACTCCGTGGATGATTGAGCTTGACGATTCCCTGGAGCGTTACCTCAGTGAGCCTGAGGAAGATGAGGCACGTGAAGTTTATCGAGGCAAGCAAGTGCGCGATAAGGCATAA
- a CDS encoding patatin-like phospholipase family protein: MPQIPAQNFDDVALIIEGGGTRNSYTAALIDQLIAHNIHFGWVGGVSAGASHTVNYLSADRFRTTSCFVDFAADRRYSGIPHLIRGRGYFNAVDLYETSTRADQEFPFDFASFSANPTPFLLSAVRADTGETKYWGREDTPDLSSLMKRVRASSTMPGFMPITYIDGHPYVDGAVGETGGLILQPAIDAGFTRFMVIASRPRDYWRKEITRPGFIKAALRRFPAVADLTIARPTLYNSVKQQILDLEKQGSAYVFFADNMNIQNTETNLKKLRASFDAGMQQTQKDWPGIMEFLKQSK, from the coding sequence ATGCCACAAATTCCTGCCCAAAATTTTGATGATGTTGCTTTGATCATTGAGGGCGGTGGTACTCGAAATTCTTATACTGCAGCGTTGATTGATCAGCTGATCGCGCACAATATTCATTTCGGTTGGGTCGGGGGAGTCTCCGCTGGAGCTTCGCACACTGTTAATTATCTTTCTGCGGACCGCTTCCGCACGACATCATGCTTTGTGGACTTTGCTGCCGATCGCCGTTATTCAGGAATCCCGCATCTGATCAGGGGCAGGGGTTATTTCAATGCGGTAGATCTTTATGAGACCTCCACGCGGGCTGATCAGGAATTCCCTTTTGATTTCGCTAGTTTTTCAGCGAACCCCACGCCATTTCTACTCTCTGCGGTGCGTGCCGATACTGGTGAAACGAAGTATTGGGGCAGGGAAGATACTCCTGATTTAAGTTCTTTGATGAAGCGGGTGCGGGCATCCTCTACGATGCCTGGTTTCATGCCCATTACCTATATTGATGGGCATCCTTATGTCGATGGCGCAGTCGGGGAGACCGGTGGGCTGATCCTGCAGCCGGCGATTGATGCGGGCTTCACCCGCTTTATGGTCATCGCCTCCCGCCCGCGCGATTATTGGCGCAAAGAGATTACGCGCCCGGGTTTTATCAAAGCTGCTTTACGACGCTTCCCTGCAGTCGCCGACCTCACCATCGCGCGTCCTACACTGTATAACTCCGTCAAACAGCAGATCCTTGACCTAGAGAAACAGGGCAGTGCCTATGTGTTTTTCGCGGATAATATGAACATCCAGAACACGGAAACCAATCTGAAGAAACTCCGCGCTTCTTTTGATGCTGGTATGCAACAAACTCAGAAGGACTGGCCGGGGATTATGGAGTTTCTCAAGCAGAGCAAATAA
- the cydC gene encoding thiol reductant ABC exporter subunit CydC: MNTLVQLRIRELIPAVVAGSVTMIASITLTVVSAWLITKAWEMPPVMDLTVAVTAVRALGISRAVFRYMERIVSHDLALKAASRARSTAYQRLASSPTSVLSMRRGELLSRLGADIDSVSDVIVRAIIPAGVALFTGLFAIIFTAILSPKTALVLAVGLIAAAIIPPLLAARGVKVAEARRAESSETYMSVLDLVLSDQAALRVRGDMPGALSQANEAARSYSSALETGAKDTASGAASSLWIHGFTVIGVLIVAASLYADGGHSPQWFGVLVLLSLAAFESVSVLPDAAIAHTRAAGAAKRLAEISALPEASPDELIEVSEQPVLRADNLVYGWDSDLGLSNLELPFGARHEISAPSGTGKTTLLLTLAGLVEPRGGQVLIDGVDPSLLKKAVLFSPEDAHIFATTVRDNLALGAPDATDAEMMLILREVGLAKWVAELPEGLGTVLDSGAGSLSGGQRRRLLLARVLLSDAPILFLDEPTEHLDSAGSSEILSLLASDELPGKRTQRTVVIVRHVR; encoded by the coding sequence ATGAACACCCTGGTACAACTTCGCATCCGGGAACTAATTCCTGCCGTTGTTGCAGGTAGCGTCACCATGATCGCCTCCATCACTCTTACTGTGGTATCTGCGTGGCTGATCACCAAAGCTTGGGAAATGCCACCCGTGATGGATCTGACCGTAGCAGTAACTGCAGTGCGTGCTTTAGGCATTAGCCGTGCAGTGTTCCGATATATGGAAAGAATTGTCTCGCATGATCTAGCGCTTAAAGCTGCCAGCCGAGCGCGCTCAACTGCATATCAACGCTTAGCATCATCTCCCACATCTGTCTTATCAATGCGCCGCGGAGAGCTGTTAAGTCGGCTTGGTGCCGATATTGATTCCGTTTCCGATGTCATCGTACGAGCCATCATCCCCGCCGGAGTCGCGCTATTCACCGGCCTCTTCGCAATCATCTTCACCGCAATTCTTAGCCCTAAAACGGCACTTGTACTGGCAGTCGGTTTGATCGCAGCAGCCATTATCCCTCCCCTACTTGCCGCCCGAGGGGTCAAAGTTGCCGAAGCCCGGCGCGCGGAATCAAGCGAAACCTACATGAGCGTCTTGGATCTGGTGCTCTCTGATCAAGCTGCACTACGTGTACGAGGTGATATGCCAGGTGCGCTATCCCAGGCCAATGAGGCTGCACGTTCCTATTCCTCTGCTTTGGAAACTGGTGCGAAAGATACTGCAAGTGGTGCAGCGAGCTCATTATGGATTCATGGTTTTACTGTCATCGGTGTGCTCATCGTAGCTGCGTCTTTGTATGCCGATGGTGGTCATTCACCACAGTGGTTTGGTGTGTTGGTGCTGCTTTCACTAGCAGCATTTGAGTCAGTAAGCGTTCTTCCTGATGCTGCAATTGCACACACTCGTGCTGCTGGGGCGGCCAAAAGGCTTGCGGAAATTTCTGCTCTGCCAGAGGCTTCTCCTGATGAACTAATTGAAGTTTCTGAGCAGCCGGTATTGCGTGCAGACAACTTAGTTTATGGGTGGGACAGTGACCTTGGTCTAAGCAATCTAGAGCTACCGTTTGGGGCTCGACATGAAATCAGCGCGCCGTCTGGAACTGGTAAAACTACCCTGTTGCTCACACTTGCAGGGCTTGTGGAGCCTCGTGGAGGACAGGTTCTCATTGATGGTGTCGATCCTTCCCTACTGAAAAAAGCCGTGCTATTTAGCCCAGAAGACGCCCACATCTTTGCCACCACCGTGCGGGATAATCTCGCACTCGGCGCACCGGATGCAACAGATGCGGAAATGATGTTAATTCTCCGGGAAGTTGGGTTGGCTAAGTGGGTCGCAGAATTACCCGAAGGCTTAGGAACCGTGCTTGATTCAGGTGCAGGTAGTCTCTCGGGAGGCCAACGCCGCCGACTTCTTCTAGCCCGCGTGTTACTCAGCGACGCACCGATTCTGTTTCTCGACGAACCCACGGAACATCTCGACTCGGCAGGTTCTTCCGAGATTTTGTCTCTACTTGCCTCGGATGAACTACCAGGTAAACGCACACAGCGAACTGTGGTGATCGTGAGACATGTGAGGTAA
- a CDS encoding MFS transporter, giving the protein MLNKKTESEAKPKIPEEIWVLVVAAFIIALGYGLIAPILPQFVVGFDVSFAAASAVVSIFAGARLVFAPMSGSLIDKIGSRRVYLTGLITVAITTGLVALAQEYWQILLLRGIAGIGSTMFTVSAMGLIVKMAPAEIRGRCSSVYASSFLFGNIIGPVVGAALSGLGMRWPFAIYGASVGLAAFVVWWRMPKINDSLRNSGSNSIPPLRFAEAIKDSAYRSALIGAFANGWTNFGVRVATLPLFAAAVFSNGGAAAGFAMAAFAAGNALCLQFSGDLSDRVGRKPMIIAGLIVNAIFTSLIGFGQELWILIVVSALAGAGAGLLNPSQQAVLADVIDSRPGGKVLANFQMAQDFGAIVGPIIVGMIAQQMGFHYGFMLCGVISLLAAAAWLFGRETLPTAKVEQV; this is encoded by the coding sequence ATGTTAAATAAAAAAACAGAATCAGAGGCTAAACCAAAGATCCCGGAAGAAATCTGGGTTTTGGTTGTTGCCGCATTTATTATTGCGCTGGGTTATGGCCTGATCGCGCCGATTTTGCCACAGTTTGTGGTGGGTTTTGATGTAAGTTTTGCAGCTGCCAGCGCAGTGGTGTCCATTTTTGCGGGAGCCAGATTAGTTTTTGCGCCGATGTCGGGAAGTTTGATCGATAAGATCGGCTCGCGGCGGGTGTATTTAACTGGGTTGATTACCGTGGCGATCACCACGGGCTTGGTTGCGTTAGCGCAGGAATACTGGCAAATTTTGCTGCTGCGTGGCATCGCGGGCATTGGTTCGACGATGTTCACGGTCTCTGCGATGGGGCTGATTGTGAAGATGGCTCCAGCCGAGATCCGTGGCAGGTGCTCCTCTGTATATGCCAGCTCATTTTTGTTTGGCAATATTATCGGCCCAGTAGTGGGTGCTGCATTATCGGGACTTGGGATGCGGTGGCCTTTCGCCATTTATGGAGCATCAGTGGGTTTGGCAGCTTTCGTGGTGTGGTGGCGGATGCCAAAGATTAATGATTCGCTGCGCAACTCGGGTAGCAATAGTATCCCTCCGTTGAGATTTGCAGAGGCCATCAAGGATTCTGCATATAGATCAGCTCTCATTGGTGCTTTTGCCAATGGTTGGACAAACTTTGGTGTGCGTGTGGCAACATTGCCACTTTTTGCTGCTGCGGTATTTAGCAATGGTGGTGCAGCAGCAGGTTTCGCCATGGCGGCTTTTGCTGCAGGAAATGCTTTGTGTCTGCAGTTTTCCGGTGATTTATCAGATCGAGTTGGGCGCAAACCGATGATCATTGCGGGTTTGATTGTCAATGCAATTTTCACCTCCTTGATTGGTTTCGGGCAAGAACTGTGGATTCTTATTGTCGTATCGGCCCTGGCTGGTGCAGGAGCTGGATTATTAAACCCAAGCCAGCAAGCAGTGTTGGCTGATGTGATTGATTCGCGTCCGGGTGGAAAGGTGCTTGCTAATTTCCAAATGGCGCAGGATTTCGGTGCGATTGTGGGTCCGATTATTGTCGGTATGATCGCTCAGCAGATGGGCTTCCACTATGGATTTATGCTGTGTGGTGTCATCAGTTTATTGGCTGCCGCTGCGTGGCTGTTTGGCCGCGAAACACTTCCAACTGCAAAGGTTGAACAAGTTTAA
- a CDS encoding (2Fe-2S)-binding protein: MSVWNRLLVRYPRFADTLVCGPHAEVITLEQLANPGLLREAIVKGQEIFGIEQQKHAGQLWFHSLCTAVVGPAVTAMVEFDVTPSLDLRRGQLHSIDGYWFGFRPQELLVDATLQASGTQFGESIRPVIDALCLATDLRPAPLWAVASDALGIAASGAGVEAFEEERAREVAEGLIEGMANVYAVPSPRFNEDDYFHRAGCCMIFHSPRADFCTSCPQKR, encoded by the coding sequence ATGAGTGTTTGGAATCGCCTTCTTGTGCGATACCCGCGCTTCGCCGACACCTTGGTGTGTGGCCCGCATGCAGAAGTAATCACGCTTGAGCAGCTGGCTAATCCTGGACTGCTCCGCGAAGCAATTGTTAAAGGCCAGGAAATCTTTGGCATTGAGCAGCAAAAACATGCCGGCCAGTTGTGGTTTCATTCCTTATGCACCGCGGTGGTTGGTCCGGCAGTTACTGCGATGGTGGAATTTGATGTCACACCAAGCCTCGACTTGCGCCGAGGTCAGCTGCACAGCATCGACGGTTATTGGTTTGGCTTCAGGCCTCAGGAGTTGCTTGTCGACGCCACCCTGCAGGCGTCGGGTACTCAATTCGGCGAGTCCATTCGTCCGGTGATTGATGCGCTGTGCCTGGCCACTGATCTTCGACCCGCACCATTGTGGGCAGTTGCTTCAGATGCGCTTGGTATTGCCGCAAGTGGAGCTGGTGTGGAAGCTTTTGAAGAGGAGCGCGCTCGCGAGGTGGCCGAAGGTTTAATTGAGGGCATGGCCAATGTTTATGCTGTTCCTTCTCCACGGTTTAATGAGGATGATTATTTCCACAGGGCTGGGTGTTGCATGATTTTTCATTCACCGCGGGCTGACTTTTGTACTTCCTGCCCTCAAAAGAGGTGA
- a CDS encoding shikimate 5-dehydrogenase, which translates to MVNHVDRETTLCISLAARPSNHGVRFHNWLYAELGLNYLYKAVAPTDITAAVAGIRGLDIRGAGVSMPYKGDVIPLIDELDPSAERIRSVNTIVNNDGHLTGYNTDYTAVFNLLEAHRVDPNAPVAIKGSGGMANAVVAALADYGLHGTVVARNHTTGSALASRYNWDYSATVPENTKILVNVTPMGMNGPDEDVVSFGEDEVDRADVVFDCVAFPVETPLIKLSKLKGKHTIDGGEVAALQAAEQFHLYTGVRPTSEQIIAAEEFSK; encoded by the coding sequence ATGGTTAATCACGTCGACAGGGAAACAACCCTGTGCATTTCTCTCGCAGCTCGCCCATCCAACCATGGAGTCCGTTTCCACAACTGGCTTTACGCTGAGCTTGGTCTGAATTATCTATACAAGGCTGTCGCTCCTACTGATATCACGGCAGCAGTGGCGGGAATTCGCGGTTTAGATATCCGCGGAGCGGGTGTATCTATGCCTTATAAAGGTGATGTCATTCCGTTGATTGATGAGCTTGATCCTTCTGCAGAGCGCATTCGTTCAGTCAATACCATCGTGAACAATGACGGACATTTAACTGGTTACAACACTGATTACACCGCCGTTTTCAACCTGTTGGAAGCACACCGCGTGGATCCAAACGCACCTGTTGCCATCAAGGGTTCAGGCGGCATGGCTAATGCGGTTGTCGCAGCTCTCGCAGATTATGGCTTGCACGGCACCGTGGTTGCCCGCAACCACACCACAGGCTCTGCGCTAGCGTCCCGATACAACTGGGATTACTCCGCAACTGTGCCGGAAAATACAAAAATTTTGGTGAATGTGACGCCAATGGGAATGAATGGACCTGATGAAGACGTTGTATCTTTTGGTGAGGATGAAGTAGACCGAGCCGACGTAGTTTTTGATTGCGTTGCTTTTCCCGTCGAGACACCTCTGATCAAATTGTCCAAGCTTAAGGGCAAGCACACCATCGACGGTGGAGAAGTTGCCGCCCTTCAGGCAGCAGAACAGTTCCATCTTTACACCGGAGTCCGACCAACCAGCGAGCAGATCATTGCCGCGGAAGAGTTCTCTAAATAA
- a CDS encoding carboxylesterase/lipase family protein — protein MANSAAGSVLADEMVVPTASGFVKGVKGPGLKTWRGIPYGRNTGGKYRFRAPRPAKKWDGVRDCSMFGEVASQPTYSWTDKIRGSEDCLNLDVVRPDSEEKLPVVVYLHGGSYIMGSSSEKALRGYNLVKNMNVVYVSVNFRLGALGYLDLRTVGEDCVANPALHDQLLALQWVNRNIEAFGGDPHNVTLMGESAGAAAVVALMCVPAAGGLFHRAIAQSAPVISVHSSTQAKFWARELIYRMALPRETTLDELRQESADDLVRAGQSMMWRSGELIQLNSCYGPTVDGSLLPDHPLTMFEQGRQHRVPLMIGTNDGETSFSKAFYLRSSARRRSALRMLSVFDPENAPQVVGAYGGAEARTDFSELLADALFWAPSIRLAQSHARNDEDTWMYRFDYAPQSMRKLGLGAIHSFELNAVFGDHESSRSMNIAKMAGGMDHLEQVTELVQEHWRHFIYHGRPGDEWKAYRGRSDTEPGRATFVIDTNSRIAWDPRQNKRMAWENYDMLEWGTGRPDLANELDFIEPDDVEDVAQLKWMGLMQFFGSR, from the coding sequence ATGGCCAATAGCGCTGCAGGCTCGGTGTTGGCGGATGAGATGGTGGTACCGACCGCCTCTGGCTTTGTTAAAGGTGTCAAAGGGCCAGGACTTAAAACCTGGCGCGGGATTCCCTATGGCCGAAACACCGGAGGCAAGTACAGGTTTCGTGCACCTAGACCTGCAAAAAAGTGGGACGGCGTGCGTGATTGTTCCATGTTCGGCGAGGTCGCTTCACAGCCAACCTATTCCTGGACTGACAAAATCCGTGGTTCCGAAGACTGCCTTAACTTGGACGTAGTGCGACCCGACTCTGAAGAAAAGCTACCCGTGGTGGTGTACCTCCACGGCGGGTCCTACATCATGGGATCCTCCAGCGAAAAAGCACTGCGCGGATACAACTTAGTCAAGAACATGAACGTGGTTTATGTCTCCGTAAATTTTCGGCTCGGAGCACTGGGATACCTAGATCTACGAACCGTGGGAGAAGATTGCGTAGCCAACCCCGCGCTGCATGATCAGCTCCTTGCCCTGCAATGGGTCAATCGAAACATCGAAGCATTCGGCGGAGACCCACACAATGTCACATTGATGGGCGAATCCGCAGGAGCTGCAGCCGTAGTGGCCTTAATGTGTGTTCCCGCAGCCGGAGGGCTCTTCCACCGAGCTATCGCACAGTCCGCTCCGGTGATCTCTGTGCATTCCTCAACACAAGCCAAATTTTGGGCACGCGAATTGATCTACCGCATGGCACTGCCCAGAGAAACCACACTTGATGAATTACGCCAAGAATCAGCCGATGATTTAGTGCGCGCCGGGCAGTCCATGATGTGGCGTTCTGGTGAGCTGATTCAGTTGAACTCGTGTTATGGCCCAACCGTTGATGGATCTTTGCTACCAGACCATCCGTTGACCATGTTTGAACAAGGACGACAACACCGTGTCCCGCTGATGATCGGCACCAATGACGGCGAAACCTCTTTTTCCAAGGCATTTTATTTGAGGAGCTCAGCCAGGCGACGGTCAGCGCTGCGTATGCTGTCTGTGTTTGATCCAGAGAATGCGCCTCAAGTAGTTGGCGCTTATGGGGGAGCAGAGGCACGAACTGATTTCTCCGAGTTGCTTGCGGATGCGCTGTTTTGGGCGCCTTCGATCCGCTTGGCACAGTCACATGCCCGAAATGATGAAGATACGTGGATGTATCGCTTCGATTATGCGCCGCAGTCGATGCGAAAATTAGGTTTGGGCGCGATCCATTCCTTTGAGCTCAATGCAGTATTTGGCGATCACGAATCTTCCCGGTCGATGAATATCGCAAAAATGGCCGGAGGCATGGATCATTTGGAACAGGTCACAGAGCTTGTTCAAGAGCATTGGCGCCATTTTATTTATCACGGCCGACCAGGCGATGAATGGAAGGCTTACCGCGGAAGAAGCGATACAGAACCGGGCAGGGCCACATTTGTTATTGATACTAATTCCCGAATTGCCTGGGATCCTCGGCAAAACAAACGCATGGCATGGGAGAATTACGACATGTTGGAATGGGGGACAGGTCGCCCTGATCTAGCTAATGAGCTTGATTTCATAGAGCCCGATGATGTGGAAGATGTAGCTCAGCTGAAGTGGATGGGCCTGATGCAATTTTTTGGGAGTAGATAA
- the metE gene encoding 5-methyltetrahydropteroyltriglutamate--homocysteine S-methyltransferase produces the protein MTSNFSSTVAGLPRIGAKRELKFALEGYWDGSIEGRALAQTARQLVNTASDSVSGLDSVPFAGRSYYDAMLDTAAVLGVLPARFDEIADHENDGLPLWIDRYFAAARGTEKLPAQAMTKWFDTNYHYLVPELSADTRFVLNASSLLQDLHCQQVRGINARPVLVGPLTFLSLARTVDGSDPLDHLPTLFAVYERLLKSIDAEWVQLDEPALVADVAPEVLAQVRAGYGTLAARGGVFVNTYFGSGDQAVHTLAGIGLGAIGVDLVTHGVTELAAWKGEELLVAGIVDGRNIWRTDLCAALASLKRLAARGPIAVSTSCSLLHVPYSLDAENIDPEVREWLAFGSEKITEVKLLADALAGDIDAAAFDAASIAIASRRTSPRTKPTTQELPGRSRGSFDTRVALQEKALELPALPTTTIGSFPQTPSIRAARAQLRKGSITLEQYEAAMREEIDLVITKQEELGLDVLVHGEPERNDMVQYFSELLDGFLSTANGWVQSYGSRCVRPPVLFGNVSRPAPMTVKWFQYAQSLTQKHVKGMLTGPVTILAWSFVRDDQPLATTADQVALALRDEISDLIDAGAQIIQVDEPAIRELLPLRDVDKHAYLQWSVDAFRLATAGAPDDVQIHTHMCYSEFNEVISSVIALDADVTTIEAARSDMNVLSALKSSGFELGVGPGVWDIHSPRVPSAQEVSGLLDAALRSVSPRQLWVNPDCGLKTRGWPEVEAALKVLVSAAHQARAHLAASI, from the coding sequence ATGACTTCTAATTTTTCTTCCACTGTCGCTGGTCTTCCTCGTATTGGAGCGAAGCGTGAACTGAAATTCGCGCTCGAAGGCTATTGGGACGGATCAATTGAAGGTCGCGCATTGGCGCAGACTGCCCGCCAATTGGTTAATACTGCATCGGATTCTGTGTCGGGATTGGATTCTGTTCCGTTTGCAGGTCGTTCTTATTATGATGCAATGCTGGATACGGCAGCTGTTTTGGGTGTGCTGCCTGCACGTTTTGATGAGATCGCTGATCATGAAAACGATGGTCTTCCACTGTGGATTGATCGTTATTTCGCGGCGGCTCGCGGTACAGAGAAACTCCCCGCGCAGGCAATGACCAAGTGGTTTGATACTAATTATCATTATCTTGTTCCGGAGTTGTCTGCGGATACTCGTTTCGTGTTGAATGCATCTTCGTTGTTGCAGGATCTGCACTGCCAGCAGGTTCGTGGCATAAATGCGCGTCCGGTGTTGGTTGGACCGTTAACGTTCCTGTCTCTTGCCCGCACGGTTGATGGTTCTGATCCCTTGGATCATTTGCCAACGCTGTTTGCGGTGTATGAGCGCCTCCTCAAGTCGATTGATGCTGAGTGGGTGCAGCTCGATGAGCCTGCTTTGGTCGCGGATGTCGCTCCGGAGGTGTTGGCTCAGGTTCGCGCTGGTTATGGCACATTAGCAGCGCGTGGGGGTGTATTTGTCAATACGTATTTCGGTTCAGGCGATCAGGCTGTGCACACACTGGCTGGAATTGGTCTTGGCGCGATTGGCGTTGATTTGGTCACCCATGGTGTCACTGAACTGGCTGCGTGGAAGGGTGAGGAGCTACTAGTTGCGGGCATCGTTGATGGTCGTAACATTTGGCGCACCGATCTCTGCGCTGCTCTTGCATCCTTAAAGCGCCTGGCGGCTCGTGGCCCAATTGCAGTGTCTACTTCTTGTTCACTGCTACACGTTCCTTATTCTCTTGACGCTGAAAATATCGATCCCGAGGTCCGTGAGTGGCTCGCCTTCGGCTCGGAGAAAATCACCGAGGTCAAGCTGCTTGCCGACGCCCTCGCCGGCGATATCGACGCGGCTGCGTTCGATGCGGCGTCCATAGCGATTGCTTCCAGGCGCACCTCCCCACGAACCAAACCCACCACGCAGGAACTCCCTGGCCGTAGTCGCGGATCCTTCGACACTCGTGTTGCGCTGCAGGAGAAGGCACTGGAGCTTCCAGCCCTGCCCACCACCACGATTGGTTCATTCCCTCAAACTCCATCGATTCGTGCTGCACGTGCTCAGCTTCGCAAGGGATCTATCACGCTGGAGCAGTACGAGGCTGCAATGCGTGAAGAGATCGATCTTGTCATCACCAAACAGGAAGAGCTTGGTCTTGATGTGTTGGTGCACGGTGAACCAGAGCGCAATGACATGGTGCAGTACTTCTCAGAGCTGCTGGATGGTTTCTTATCCACAGCCAATGGTTGGGTACAAAGCTATGGTTCCCGCTGTGTCCGTCCACCAGTGCTCTTTGGAAACGTTTCCCGTCCAGCACCAATGACTGTCAAGTGGTTCCAGTACGCACAGAGCCTGACCCAGAAGCACGTTAAGGGCATGCTCACCGGACCAGTCACCATCCTCGCATGGTCCTTCGTTCGTGATGATCAGCCACTGGCTACCACCGCTGACCAAGTTGCATTGGCGCTTCGCGATGAAATCTCGGATCTCATCGACGCTGGCGCGCAGATCATCCAGGTAGATGAGCCTGCGATTCGTGAATTGTTGCCGCTACGAGACGTCGATAAGCATGCTTATCTGCAGTGGTCCGTGGATGCCTTCCGCCTAGCGACTGCCGGCGCGCCCGACGACGTTCAAATCCACACCCACATGTGCTATTCCGAGTTCAATGAGGTGATCTCATCGGTGATTGCGCTGGATGCCGACGTCACCACCATCGAGGCTGCGCGCTCAGATATGAATGTCCTGTCCGCACTAAAGTCCTCTGGATTTGAGTTGGGCGTTGGACCGGGTGTGTGGGATATCCACTCCCCTCGCGTTCCTTCAGCACAAGAAGTGTCCGGATTGTTGGATGCAGCGTTGCGCTCAGTGTCGCCTCGTCAGCTGTGGGTAAACCCAGACTGTGGTCTGAAAACCCGTGGCTGGCCAGAAGTTGAAGCAGCACTAAAGGTGCTTGTGAGTGCTGCCCACCAGGCCCGCGCGCACCTGGCAGCGTCTATCTAA